Proteins from a genomic interval of Medicago truncatula cultivar Jemalong A17 chromosome 3, MtrunA17r5.0-ANR, whole genome shotgun sequence:
- the LOC25489961 gene encoding interferon-related developmental regulator 1 has product MGKRNSRTKAAAMFDSDDDSSVTSSSTAPSDLMAVSGTEDVQFDQESVLDQALDALDEKRGTTRENAFSAIIDAFKSNMQHQFVEKKFATLLHSCLASIKKGSKKASSKEITLASHAIGCLALTVGCSDNAREIFEESVTPLDESLARSKNISLMDCLAIITFVGGNDQEETERSMDIMWRVIHPKLGSNVVAVKPSAQLITAVVSAWSFLLSTVGNLKLNSKHWQSSIAYLSGLLDKEDRSVRIAAGEALALIFEIGVIDKFSTEAKNASDATQEESKPQESYIFLQGLKGKVINQCKNLSVEAGGKGSAKKDLNSQRNLFRDILDFFEDGYAPEISMKIGGDSLQTSSWSQMIQLNFIKHFLGGGFIKHMQDNDFLHDVFGFSPKKKYLNNGEHRMSGGEKRMFKSPNSVLNKARTQLLNKQRLQSEGRNFGHYSVNMDET; this is encoded by the exons ATGGGTAAAc GTAATTCACGAACTAAAGCTGCTGCAATGTTTGATAGCGATGATGATAGTAGCgtcacatcatcatcaactgcGCCGTCTGATCTTATGGCCGTGTCTGGTACCGAAGATGTTCAATTTGATCAAGAATCTGTACTTGATCAAGCTCTCGATGCATTAGATGAAAAAAG GGGTACCACGAGGGAAAACGCCTTTTCAGCCATAATTGATGCTTTCAAGAGTAATATGCAGCATCAGTTTGTAGAAAAAAA ATTTGCTACTTTGTTACATAGCTGTCTTGCTTCAATAAAAAAGGGATCAAAGAAGGCATCTTCCAAAGAGATAACTCTTGCATCTCATGCCATTG GTTGTTTGGCCTTGACAGTTGGATGTAGTGATAATGCACGGGAGATTTTTGAAGAATCTGTTACCCCTTTGGATGAATCTCTAGCTAGAAGTAAAAATATTTCG TTGATGGACTGCTTGGCTATAATCACTTTCGTTGGAGGGAATGATCAAGAAGAAACAGAGCGATCAATGGACATAATGTGGCGAGTGATCCATCCCAAATTAGGTTCCAAT GTAGTTGCAGTCAAACCTTCTGCTCAATTAATAACTGCTGTGGTGTCTGCATGGTCTTTTCTCCTCTCTACCGTAGGCAATCTGAAGCTGAATTCAAAACATTGGCAAAG TTCAATAGCCTATTTATCCGGTCTTCTAGATAAAGAAGATAGGTCAGTTAGAATTGCTGCTGGTGAAGCACTGGCTCTAATTTTTGAGATCGGAGTTATCGATAAATTTTCGACCGAGGCTAAGAATGCAAGTGATGCAACTCAAGAAGAGAGTAAACCACAGGAAAGTTATATATTCTTACAAGGATTAAAAGGAAAAGTGATAAATCAATGCAAAAATCTTTCTGTGGAGGCTGGTGGAAAAGGATCTGCCAAGAAAGATCTTAATAGTCAGAGGAACCTGTTCAGAGATATCTTGGATTTTTTTGAG GATGGTTACGCTCCTGAAATTTCAATGAAGATTGGTGGTGATTCTCTACAGACATCGTCGTGGTCTCAAATGATACAG CTGAATTTCATCAAGCACTTCCTTGGAGGGGGGTTCATTAAACATATGCAG GACAACGACTTCCTACATGATGTCTTTGGTTTCTCACCCAAGAAAAAGTATCTTAACAATGGCGAGCATAGAATGTCTGGTGGTGAAAAG AGGATGTTTAAGTCACCAAATTCAGTTTTGAACAAGGCCAGGACCCAGTTACTCAATAAGCAGCGGTTACAATCTGAG GGCAGGAACTTCGGCCATTATTCAGTCAATATGGATGAGACATGA
- the LOC25489963 gene encoding increased DNA methylation 1, whose protein sequence is MASRSVPPDINIKPEHCPEAVREWYRLTGLQDRKESAGRKNLALKAKQHLLSLGWKFWYIDKNCKWELRYTSPNNGKNHITLRKACESCIEEGGCSPERPSTAAITSISSPPLQLKKRSRESEETEGTTISLSPLQSKKRPRESEETAAISIYSSPLQSKELPRESQEAAATSIYWSPLPSKEKLRESEEEAAATTISLSPLKRPSESEEAAAISISSESDESTSDDDSEASSASSESTSDEDSETSSSGDVNKAIVGTVPTSMENEKHVSKFESELNDSVGSDKRGKVLKTSLMEKNSEDCGRRGKVLKTSIMEKNSEASSKRGKVSKTEGKRERYSLVSWLIKNQVLVSGTNVFCRGRNNVVKRGGLFSDGIVCDCCRVNFNVTGFEAHAGCTRHRPTTSILLGDGRSLLDCQREALSSRDEKRNHCIAEANSEAGNHCVAQLNSDAGNHYVAEGNSDVLVNSEAGNHCVAEGNSEVGNHCVAKANYEANNDTVCSICDLGGDIVLCDQCPSAFHLSCLGLDRVPDGDWFCPTCCCKICYRPKCKQECADGNDSNILVCVQCAQKFHFGCVKALGLGSSHIESNGEKKNWFCSVVCGNMFLCLKKLSGKPITVAANLTWTLLKNVSNDDQFSQKKIKLNMALDVLYESFNPTIDALSGRELIKDVVFSRGSQHKRLNFHSFYNVILEKMGKVISVATIRIYGQKVAEIVFVATKEQYRRQGMCRLLMHELEEQLTRLGVGSLVLHSSEDAIDTWTKAFGFARITGEDKCQFVDKTFLEFQNTIMCHKSLNRPVWPCIA, encoded by the coding sequence ATGGCTTCTCGTTCAGTACCTCCTGATATCAACATAAAACCTGAGCATTGTCCAGAAGCTGTAAGAGAATGGTACCGCTTAACAGGACTACAAGATCGTAAAGAAAGTGCTGGTAGAAAGAATTTGGCTTTGAAAGCAAAACAACATCTTCTTTCTTTGGGTTGGAAGTTTTGGTACATTGACAAAAATTGCAAGTGGGAATTGCGTTATACTTCTCCTAACAATGGGAAAAACCATATTACTCTTAGAAAAGCCTGTGAGAGTTGCATTGAAGAAGGAGGGTGTTCCCCCGAACGCCCTTCAACTGCAGCAATAACGTCAATTTCTTCGCCTCCACTACAGTTGAAAAAGAGATCGAGAGAATCCGAGGAAACAGAAGGAACAACAATTTCTCTGTCTCCATTGCAGTCGAAAAAGAGACCGAGAGAATCTGAGGAAACAGCAGCAATATCAATTTATTCGTCTCCTTTACAATCGAAAGAGCTACCGAGAGAATCCCAGGAAGCAGCAGCAACATCAATCTATTGGTCTCCATTGCCGTCGAAAGAGAAACTGAGAGAATCCGAGGAGGAAGCAGCAGCAACTACAATTTCTTTGTCTCCATTAAAGCGACCGAGTGAATCCGAGGAAGCAGCAGCAATATCAATTTCTTCTGAATCAGATGAATCAACTTCTGATGACGATTCTGAAGCCTCTAGTGCCAGTTCTGAATCAACTTCTGATGAGGATTCTGAAACCTCTAGTTCCGGGGATGTTAATAAGGCTATAGTAGGTACGGTACCAACATCAATGGAAAATGAGAAGCATGTGAGTAAATTTGAATCAGAACTTAATGATTCGGTAGGTAGTGATAAAAGAGGAAAGGTTTTAAAAACGAGTTTAATGGAGAAGAATTCAGAGGATTGTGGTAGAAGAGGGAAAGTATTAAAGACAAGTATAATGGAGAAAAATTCAGAGGCTTCTAGTAAGAGAGGGAAGGTATCAAAGACGGAAGGTAAAAGAGAAAGGTATTCACTAGTTTCTTGGTTGATAAAGAATCAAGTTTTGGTTTCAGGGACTAATGTATTCTGTCGTGGTAGAAACAATGTTGTCAAAAGAGGGGGTTTATTTTCTGATGGCAtagtttgtgattgttgtcgtgTTAATTTCAATGTCACTGGATTTGAGGCTCATGCTGGTTGTACAAGACATAGACCAACCACTAGTATCTTGTTGGGAGATGGAAGGTCGTTGTTGGACTGTCAAAGGGAAGCTCTTAGTTCACGTGATGAAAAGCGGAATCATTGTATTGCTGAAGCAAATTCTGAAGCAGGGAATCATTGTGTTGCCCAATTAAATTCTGACGCGGGGAATCATTATGTTGCTGAAGGAAATTCTGATGTACTAGTAAATTCTGAAGCGGGGAATCATTGTGTCGCCGAAGGAAATTCTGAAGTAGGGAATCACTGTGTTGCCAAAGCAAATTATGAAGCAAATAACGATACTGTTTGTTCTATTTGTGATTTGGGAGGTGACATAGTACTGTGTGATCAATGTCCTTCTGCATTCCACCTCAGTTGTTTAGGTCTCGATCGAGTTCCGGATGGCGATTGGTTCTGTCCAACATGTTGTTGCAAAATATGCTATCGACCCAAATGCAAGCAAGAATGTGCAGATGGCAATGACAGCAATATTCTTGTTTGTGTTCAATGTGCACAAAAGTTTCATTTTGGGTGTGTAAAGGCTTTAGGACTTGGATCAAGTCACATTGAGAGCAATGGTGAAAAGAAGAATTGGTTTTGCAGTGTAGTTTGTGGTAACATGTTCTTATGTCTAAAGAAGTTGTCAGGGAAACCAATAACAGTTGCAGCTAATCTAACTTGGACATTATTGAAGAATGTGAGTAATGATGATCAATTTAGTCAAAAGAAGATAAAGTTGAATATGGCTCTTGATGTATTGTATGAGAGTTTTAACCCAACTATTGATGCTTTATCCGGAAGAGAATTGATTAAAGATGTTGTTTTTAGTAGAGGCTCACAACATAAACGCTTGAACTTTCATAGTTTCTATAATGTGATTTTAGAGAAAATGGGTAAAGTCATTTCGGTTGCAACTATAAGGATTTATGGTCAAAAGGTTGCAGAGATAGTTTTTGTAGCTACCAAGGAACAATATCGAAGACAAGGAATGTGTCGTTTGTTGATGCACGAGCTTGAGGAACAGTTGACACGCTTAGGAGTTGGAAGCTTGGTTTTGCATTCCTCCGAGGATGCTATAGACACGTGGACAAAAGCGTTTGGTTTTGCTAGGATAACCGGAGAAGACAAGTGTCAATTTGTTGATAAAACTTTCTTAGAATTTCAGAACACTATCATGTGCCATAAATCCCTGAATAGACCTGTATGGCCTTGTATTGCTTGA